In Rhopalosiphum padi isolate XX-2018 chromosome 3, ASM2088224v1, whole genome shotgun sequence, the genomic stretch TATAACCAAGAgcctttaaaatttttcaaattaaaaaataaaaaaattaaaaaaaatttcaccgttaatttttttactttagtcgGTGTTATCGGTAACACTTTAGTTGTGTGACTAGCTCGATTAACGTGAAGTAATgggtttatattgaattttaatcccATCTTAAGAACCGTAACGTTTAATATGTAACACAACTGTTAATGTCTCACCAAAATTTTCGATTTGATTAAAATCCTGATCAACTAATTGTACAGTTattgaatcaatatttattttatttaatttataatatattaaatttggcgGTGATTGAACAACTTTTGTCCCAGTCTTTTCACTCGGAAAAAACTCGTAAATCGTATGACTTTGAAGGTGATTGTTGAATGATCCTTGAGCTATATTACACATCacttttatagaattaattgtgtttatatttacaGCTTTTTCCGATCGATGAGTTACATACTCCGGAGGATAGTCTCGTTTTTCAAATCCTAATATGGGTGCTATcccattaatcatattaaacataattataccaTTACATCTTATGTATGATCTAAAATCGTTATGGTCTACTGAAATATCGaatgttatttttgtaccaTTTTCTTCATTGTAAGAATTTATTTGCTTCTTAATTTGACGGTCAATATCTGCAATTTCGTAACATCCcgtttttaatgcaatataacatatattttcattattattattattattatcgtctatTACTTGTATCGCCAATTTGTTATTAGAAGAATTTATGTTTGGAAACGAATTGAACGTTTGTAAACATAACAAAACTATTTCAGAGTCTTCGTACACGTTTAGAGACGGGAAATAATTTGAAGATAGTGTGGTTTCATTCCCAGTTAAACTTAATGTGATTgattcatacatatttatttctataaaaactttaaatttaaattaattttaagatccGTGACGTTTAATATGTAGAACAACTGTTAATGTCTCGTTGAAATTATCAATCGGTTTATTGTTCTGATCAACTAATTGAATAGTTATTGaatcgatatttattttgttaagtttataatatataaggtttaGTGATGATTGAGTCACTTTTGTTCCTGTTCTACCGGTCGAAAAAAACTCATAAATTGAATGACTTTGAAGATGATTGTTGAATGAACCTTGTGAAACTTTACacaatacttttatacaattaattgtgtTCAAATTTACAGCTTTTTCTGATCGGTGAAGATCATtacgtgaaaaatattttttttttcaaaccctaATACAGAGCCTATACTGTTTGGAATATCAAAATATAGCCTTTCATCACATCTTATATATGTTCTAAAATCTATATGATCCATAGTCATACTGAATGATAAATATGTTCTGTTTAGTTTATAAAGGTTAATAACTCTATAGCAATTTTATTGCCAATATCATCAATGTCATAATATCCTTCTTCAAATTCATATACAAATTTCGCATCTTCAATAAACCTATTATCTGTGTCTTCGAGAACTTCTATTTCCAATCTGTTATTAGTTGAATTTATGTTCGGAAATGAATTAAACGTTTGTAAACATATCAAAGCTATTTCCGAGTTCTCGTTGACGTTTAGAGATGGAAAATAATTTGCAGATAATGTAGTATAATGATACTTAATGTGTCAAACTTAATGTGATTGATTCatacattgtaaaaaatcaaaacataaatgtCCGCAATTGAATGTGTTATAATCTTGATAATttgaatagttatatataattttgtttcccttaaagtatttttgtaattcaattggTGGAGGTAAATCACCGAagctatcaaaataaataacattatctttatttttataaaacgctACCCAATGACTTCCATCACCTGAAGATACGTCCAAGTTTAATATACCACATTCAATCTGATGAGGTTTTTTAGGCAAGTCATCTCGTGAAAAGACGCCACGGAAATGACTGATATTAAActttgtaacatattttataatatctctgGATGTAAGTGGTCTGTTAGGTAACGTTTTCATCAGTTTTTTTTCTCgatcctttattttttaatctgttaccttttttctttttgaattttGGATTGCATTATATACACTAGCACTTCCAGACATTAAACTACCAAGTGCTGATAATCCTGCGAAAATAGGTATTAAGGGAATTGCACCACCTGTCTGACCCAGTGCTAAAATCAGTCTTTTACctctataatttttcttaacctttcttttttttatcgcaGCTCGTGTcccattttgtattttattaacacgTCCCCGTTTACGTTTACAGCCCATACCTATTTTTCTTTTAGCTTTCATTGTGCTAGCTACTTCGTACGCTACAATTTTCTCTTTTCTAGGTATATCTTTTGCTTTAAATCTTTCCCAAGCACGGAGTTCTAACACCTTATCAGCGTTATGTCTATCTTCTAAATTTTTGCTAGTTGCATAAACAATATCGTGATCACGACATGCAGTATCCAATGGGTTTATTCCTTTATCGCCACGATCTAACctcttttttaatttcgtacCAGGTCCACAATACTGATATTTTGGAACATGGGCTTCAAACGGGAGACTATTTATAGGGAAATTTACGAAACCTTTGCCAGTCTTATCTGATTCCCACTTACGTGTTGAACGCATCATCTGtaactgattataatttaaaaattctagagtatttataagaaaatggaTTTGATTGTACAGAaagataaattagatattttaaacgtaGATGCTCAAATAATAAAGAAACCATCAAGACACGGACCATTATTACCTGATACTATACGTGCTATTATACTTGGTCCTAGTGGATCaggtaaaacaaatataatgtataacctaATCACACATGAAAACGGATTAAGATTTGagaatatctatttatactctAAAACTTCTAATcgagaaaaatatgttttactaaaaaaattaatagatgaTATAAAAGGTgccaattttttcattttttcaagtgCTGATAAAGTTATAAAACCAAACTTAACTAAGAAAAATTCTATCATAATTTTTGATGACGTGATTTGTGATCCACAATCTGTAATTAGAGAATTCTTCTCAATGTGTAGACATTCAGGTGCTagttctgtattttatttagcaCAAACATATTCTAAAATACCAAAACAGTTAGTAAGAGATAActcaaactttttaataatacttaaacaagATGATACGAATTTACGCCATATATTCAATGACCGTTCATCAGCAGATATGGGTTTCTCTGAATTTCGGAAAATTTCTCATCTATGTTGGAATCATAATGATTATGGATTTATAGTTATCGATAAAACACGTGAAATGAATGAAGGTAGATATAGATGTGGTTTCCAttctttcattaaaataaaataattatataaatacagttgTAATAGTATTAACATCTGCATAGTATTATCTAAAGTCGGACGAAACAGTTATATCAAGTTTATTATTTCCAATGAATAAAGACAAAGTTTTGTTAGAAAATTTGGtaacatcaaaaaaaaatatcaaacgtaAAATAATGGATATGAAGCGTGGTATTATAGATTCTGATAACTATTTTCGTGATACATTTAAACCTTTACTGGAACCATTGAGTACAGTCAGAAAAAAACACTTCACATATTTCCGACACTAACAAAAAAGAAGAAACCGTGTACGCTAGTGATGAAGATAGCGATGGTGTACTAAATTCATcgtttgacaattttttaatttcaaatcctTAATTACAACGTTATGATAAATCTTATGGTATGCATTACGATGCGGTTAATAATCAACTTATATCAAATATACCTGTTACTTTCGAACACGGTAAATTACACTTGCTTGATAATTACTATCCTTGGACTAAGGGACTTTGGtctttattataactaaagtCTTTTTAAAAGTAGACGGGAAACCTAAAACCTCAAGATATTTCAAATGGATGAATGTTGTAAAACCTCTTTATgaacgaatgaaaattgaagaaaaacaattaaacgaggaaatattaaaaattaataacgcaAAAATTAAAACTCCAAATTCCCGATTAAATTTAACCCTTTCAAACCCATAATTATTTTggccaataattttttttttttcaatatttcaatttaggGTCCTAAAAGTAATCATTTtgcaaattttcaaaatttttgcaCTTACATTTTCCAAGATCTGAAGTGGGTCATTATAATGACCTACAGGACACAAaagaatacttttatttaattttttttattaaattttcaaaaaatttaatctaaaatcttaaatgtattaacagcttaaaatttatttttattcgtaaacATCCTCATTTTCTTAAAACTAATAAcaccagtaaaataaatatttattatttttaattataaaataaagtgaaTCAACCTTTgtagcataaaataaaataaatcaacctTAGtagcattataaaataaatttgttgtctTTGATAACTTATGTTTAAACTTTAGTATGATATTCTTCAAAACAATTTCTGTCTCTCGTTAAGCATAGGTGGACATTACATTTCTtgcaaaaaaaatgtgttctgTTATTTCTTGAGCACGTTGGATTTTTGCACTTTGTCGCGTTTTTCAAGCTATCCAATTGTGGCATATGGTCTATTCGGTCATACCTAACAGCATCTGAAGCGATTGGACTGTCAGTACGACTTTTTGTTAGGTTTAAAGAGTATGATGACGACGTAGGGGAAGGTGAAGGAAGATGACTAAAACTTGTACTTGCAGTATCAAAATTTGGTGAACTATAAGTTAATCTAGTTGGTCGTCCCACCTTACTTTTCTTTGCTGTCACTATTTTTCGCGTAGAACGTATTGATTCATCTGCTAACTGTAGACGAAAGTGTAacaaatctaatatattttttttgggtAAACATAATTCGGTAGCGTCCTTTTTGTATTGAAGCCAGGAATTTCTAGCTACTAAATCAAAAGCATGGGTGATAAGGCGTAAAGtccattttttagatttaataaaagttctataaaaacttattaactGATAACTTTTGTCTACTCCGCCCATActtgaattgtataattttacgaTCTCCGGTCTTTCTACAGtgatatattctttttttttttatcatatcttTGTACTGTATCAATTGTTCCTGATGTAATGAAATTTGAACCTAAAGTAACGGCCTTATTGTCATACCATTTTACTAAGcctatactaaataaattgttaacgtCAGATCTTATTTCAAACGTGGCCCCTCTACCCAGTTTTGCCATTTGTTTATCAAGTAATAAAGGAGGTTTAGCGAAACGATTTGGTCTTATTGTTCCAGCCGCATAAATACCAAGATTGTAGAGCTGctcaaataaattgtatgtggAGAAAAAAttgtcgaaaaataaaaaaatgcgaatttttttttacagtgtgCACGAGATGCAAGACAACTGATGCTCCAAgaccaaataaatttaaattatcttgaATTAATTCGGTAGAACTTCCttgatacaatataaaatcGTAAATCAATCCATTTTCTGAagctaaaacaaatattttaacaccCCATGGGCATGGCTTACCGCGCATATATTGTTTAACAGATAATTTACCTTTAAAAGGTACCGTTTGTTCGTCTATGCAGATATTTCTTTCTTTTGgtaattcattacattttttttttattagatcgTACAGTGGacgaattttaacaaatttatcatGATTGTTATTTGGAAtgtctaaattattaattatatgtaaattttgTCTGAGTTGAAAAAAACGGTCCCTTGACATAGAATTGAAAACACTTGgtactttaaaattttcttcCCAATACATCCTAACTCTAGGAAATTTAAGACAAcccataattaaatgtattgcaATTAGCACTCGTATTTCTTGTTGATTTGTTGCTTTAAAAttggttaaatttttttgaatagcGTACAAATTAGTATTGAATGCAAgagtttcaaaaaaatcatcattaaaatAGTGCATAAAATAATCGATCGgattacgtaaaaaaataactgGATCAGTAATATCAAGATCATCTAACTCAATATTAGGAGGATTAAATGGTTGTTGtatccattttatattttttttttatgtgatcataggcaatatattattatcagtagggacattattaatattattaatattagaattatcTATTTCGGTATCAAgagtataattactattaaattcttGTAAAAGTTCGTCTAGTTCGTCATTTGGGAATTCATCTTCATCATAAGAAAAATCTAGTTCCGATTCTTCACCGTCTAACAAGTCCATTATATTTTggctagataatattttatgagccatttttgtatattcacaatataatacgtaaaatataaaaaaaaaaaatttgcgaaaTCGGCTATCTATAATGTACAAACAACTAACAAGTGCGCCCGCAACGCTACACAAAACTAATAatagtgtaaatgtgtaataaataataataaagtgtcAACGACGGCTACTGTCGCGATAACCGGCGGGTCATTATAATGTACCACATATTCAATGCGATTTGATGGAGGGGGAATTAACTGCGACACTTGGTTATCatgaaatctatttttaatgatcGTGTAGcataagtacaaaaataaacaacgcTCTCTGACGGATATTCTATGAGATATGGAAACAAacactaaaatttatttatttttttttttttcacaaaagtatatatatttatgttaaaaatcattaaaattatttatatttttttttattcatattcctCATGAGATAAGCTATCAAATAAACCTAACATTTTAATTCTACCATTATTTGTTCTTAAGTTAAAACTTATTGAAAAGATGGGTCATTATAATGACCCTTGGGTCTGAAAGGgttaaaacaatttgataacTTTTTATCTAGTTCAAGCGCTAAACGAAGAAACGTTATTGATGATTCGAACATAAAAAATGCTTCATTTGATTTTTCTTCTCCTACGAATAGTTCTAAAATTACAGACCCTCCAACAGGTCagctatttaaatttagtttatcgcCAACGACTAAGAAAGGTTCCGGTTTATATAAAGATGTAATACCTCAAACACAATTAGTGTATTATGATGATCCTAATGAATTAGTTACTAGATTAAATCTTATAACATCATCTCAAATTGCTGGTAATACTGgtgtaaataatgaaatcataTCTATTTTAGAAGAATTACGCGAAaggaatataatagtataatgtctaCATTAGAGTGTATAGCTAATGAGCTACATCAACctgcaagaaaaatatttccCAGACGTAGTGTAATAACACGATTTAAGGATGACCTTTGGCAAGCTGATTTAATGGACATGCAATCTCATTCCAATCAAAATCttggttttaaatacattttagttgttatagatacatacacaaaatatgtatgGGTAGAATCATCAAAAAAACAAAGTGAATTAGtctataatcttttattatatcaAGGATCGTCTACACAAATCGatgaaaatatgcaaaaaaattttGGTCTAGGTGGAGCAATCGTTTTAAAATTGGTTGAAAATTTAAAGCCTAAcaaacactttttattttttgacaactTTTTCTCctcttacaatttattttgctgtttatcaaagtataaaatatttgctgCTGGAACAATCCGAATAAATAGATTCAATAACCCCCCGTTTCCAAAAGATAAACAACTAGCTAAAATGGGCCGAGGAACTAGTTTCGAGATAtgttcaaatcataatattgctTTGGTAAAGTGGTTCGATAATAAAGCTGTACAGTTCGGATCAAATTTCATTTCTTCGTGAACACCAACTATAGTACAAAGATttgatcgtaaaaaaaaatcactggtTTTTATTGAAAGTCCCGaagttgtttatttatacaataaaagtatGGGTGGTGTAGACAAACACGACCAGCTGGTAAGTTATTATCGAACGTTTATTAAATCCAAAAAGTGGACCTTACGTATGCTTTTTCACATATTTGATATGGCAGTAGTTAATTCGTGGCTCGAGTACAAAAGAGATGCAATAAACCTTAAAATTCATACAAAAGAAATTATggatttgatacattttaaacaacacCTTGCCGAAAGTTTAATTATGATTGGTAGTCTTTCAACTCCTATATCAAAACGAAGAGGACGCCCCAGTAGTTCcgattcaataaatataactcCAACTAGATCACCAAAAAACGTCGATAAAAGACCGCTCGAAGAAGTAAGGAAAGATCAATACGGACACCATCTAGAGTACGATGATCGAAAAGAAGCAATACGGTGCAAGTTTGAAGGTTGTACAGGACGTACacatgtttattgtataaaatgcgGTACCCATTtgtgttttactaaaaaaagtaattgttttcgaaaatttcatgaataaaattgtgtagtgtatacatatttatttaaagcctATTAAATTGAcaacatattaattttgtttcatgCTGCCAAGTAGgcgttttttttgtattttttagttaaaatgttgatttaatttttttaattattaattattaatgtttattgttacACAAATAAGATTTgtttatgttcattttttaagtttggtaaaattgttttaatattgttatcaataaaatgtttttttatcaataatatagtttttttttaaaaataacttattactatGTGTGCACAAGAAGAAAATACATGTCTTTGTTTCATAAATTAACGAAATTTTATAGTTCTTGAAACAATAAGTTTATCACCTAAATCCCGTTGCACATTATAATGTGCATAGTGTTTTATGCTACAAATTTCAATGTACATTGTAATGTGCATTCAAGTATCTCCATATTGGCCCAATGGACATTATAATGTGCATAGTTGTATTTTTGGTCCAGATGGTCAGAATCTCTTCAAACTTGAAAAGAACCTTAATTAAGTAtctttaataacatatataaatcgctaatttttttttctctactACAATTAATTCGGGTCTGAAAGGGTTAAAACAAGTTAatccaaaattattacaaacagaTAATGGtactgaattttataataatcaatttcaagatttaatgaaaaaatataaaattaaacattacagtTCGTATAGCGttatcaagtatttataattataattatacaaaacatagAACAATTAAGTGTACACCGTATGAAGCTCGAATGAatacaagtaaaattaaatcaaatgtacaaatagataataaaacatttcataaactaaaacttaaaattaatgataaagtaagaatatcaaaatacaaacatatatttagTAAAGGATATACACCGAATTGGACAAcggaaatttttacaataacaaaagtTTTACATACAAACCCGATAACTAATCAACTAAAGgatgaatcaaataatataattctaggaGTTTTTTATGaacaagaaattaaattaaattaactgattTCCGAACACCTTTTTAATTgaacgtattataaaaaaagttaaagataAAATGCTTGTTAAATGGATGGATTTCGATTCAAGTCATAATTCGTGGATATCGTCagcagatattttaaaataaagattttttaatgtatataatttattttttttatttattattattattattattatattttaattttataatgtccaTACGCTAGTGTCTTAATCCCATCATTCATTATATAACGTTTATCATCGTTAGCACTTAATACAagtttattcattgttttagaatggacaatatgtttatttaattgaataaaaatcatgtttctacatgtttgtttatcatcaacattttcattgtttatatatgcatttaatatttctatataatgtCTAAATTGCATATGTTATGCTTTTTTTACCTCAATGTCGTCCACAATTCTGTAAGCGTATAATTTCTGTCTTAACCCAaacaaattcttttaaaatttttcttccCATTTCATCTTTGAAATAACCGggctgatttttataaatttcactaaaacaataatgatcgATAGGATATTTTGATGTATCAAAAAACGGTGATAAATCATatcttatatcattaaaaaaattgtgtgttcGAATAGCATATACCATAGAATCTGTATCCgagtataaagaatttattttgttaccatatttatttttcattactttataatgaaaatcatacataaatgtttttgaaacatCTAAAATTACAAATCCTACATAAATtgctttatcaaatttaatagtttcCTTATGTTAATGAATAGCCATAAGATTTTCAGAATATATAGTTCTATCTTTAAAGTTAGTTTTCATCATTCATTTACTTGCTTTTCTAATTGACGAAACCAACTTTAAAGAAATTCTAGCACGCACATTTTCCATACATTTACCAAAatcactattaattaataacttccaaaaattaatttcaaagttATTTTTAGCTATTACTCTCATATTTGTACAGAGTTCAATATATGGGGCCATCCATTTACTCTGTGAAAATCGGATAGctcgatgaattttttttaatttaagtccaTTAGCAATTgcgtgttttaaatttttatagtgtataatataattttttttcggtgataacgtagtaattaattttttaacttttgaatttgGAGGACATtcgtttaaaggtaaaaatggaaaatcgttatgttttttatgtaaatatttaggaTAATCAATATCCACTTCTAATATATAACCAACTTTTGAATCGTTTGGAATTTTTGTAACATCTATATCCAAGTCATCAACCCATTCAAAATCTTTAAAAGGTAGTTCAGTTAACATCGACTTTCCATATA encodes the following:
- the LOC132925843 gene encoding LOW QUALITY PROTEIN: piggyBac transposable element-derived protein 3-like (The sequence of the model RefSeq protein was modified relative to this genomic sequence to represent the inferred CDS: deleted 1 base in 1 codon); the encoded protein is MAHKILSSQNIMDLLDGEESELDFSYDEDEFPNDELDELLQEFNKWIQQPFNPPNIELDDLDITDPVIFLRNPIDYFMHYFNDDFFETLAFNTNLYAIQKNLTNFKATNQQEIRVLIAIHLIMGCLKFPRVRMYWEENFKVPSVFNSMSRDRFFQLRQNLHIINNLDIPNNNHDKFVKIRPLYDLIKKKCNELPKERNICIDEQTVPFKGKLSVKQYMRGKPCPWGVKIFVLASENGLIYDFILYQGSSTELIQDNLNLFGLGASVVLHLVHTVKKNSHFLFFDNFFSTYNLFEQLYNLGIYAAGTIRPNRFAKPPLLLDKQMAKLGRGATFEIRSDVNNLFSIGLVKWYDNKAVTLGSNFITSGTIDTVQRYDKKKKNISL
- the LOC132924222 gene encoding uncharacterized protein LOC132924222, whose product is MYESITLSLTGNETTLSSNYFPSLNVYEDSEIVLLCLQTFNSFPNINSSNNKLAIQVIDDNNNNNNENICYIALKTGCYEIADIDRQIKKQINSYNEENGTKITFDISVDHNDFRSYIRCNGIIMFNMINGIAPILGFEKRDYPPEYVTHRSEKAVNINTINSIKVMCNIAQGSFNNHLQSHTIYEFFPSEKTGTKVVQSPPNLIYYKLNKINIDSITVQLVDQDFNQIENFGETLTVVLHIKRYGS